In Pedobacter sp. WC2423, the following are encoded in one genomic region:
- a CDS encoding amino acid adenylation domain-containing protein, protein MKKKLEKSNVQDIFELNKIQQSILFQYLKEENGNIYNVQLSLKINGQLDIGKFGKAISIVQSENEALRSVFSWAGLSKPIQIILKQFPIAVGFYDISGGNDQYIANFLRDFLTKDQHEHFDLTELPFRINLIQTSSDTYMLMITHHHILYDGWSTGILLKELFFCYNKLIDGIKPLELNKVSYKEVSHALKEKGNRDEDLNYWKDYLDGYEVKTFFRKENAGTIINKGIVKRSFHLPIQPIEDFAVKHKITKASIMYAVFGLLFEKYTNSEDFVFATSVSGRDSGVKGHGEIIGNFINTIPVRFTSAGHSSFLDIIRHVHEGLIELNQHAEVPYTKIKQLAGYDPAIDLFDVLVVIENYPLETNVLNSHSSYNMQMNSIFENTGIPLVVTVFFNENLEIEFSIAEEIYDSIDFKLFETHFLYIIDQILDHYMDDPQSLYIVGAAEEEELLYHFNDTAVDYPKDATIISRFEAQVQKTPDHTALISDEEGKYLSYLDLELLSNQVGNYLRDIGKIVKGDLVGILLEREVYLVAGIFGVLKSGAAYIPIDPGYPASRIASIIADSGLKVLITRGKYLQGTVSATVIDLDDCEAQINLASSQSLSKTGLSGIDLAYIIYTSGSTGKPKGVMIAHHSVVNRLEWMQKEYPISGKDVLLQKTPVVFDVSVWELFWWSFNGATLCLLKPGGEKVPSEIVRTIEARHITVMHFVPSMLSAFLPVLEDDFDLKKLKSLRFVFSSGEALKGGQVFQFGQKLNKYCESRLINLYGPTEATVDVSYYECSFEQEQLNVPIGKPIDNTQLYVLDKHRRLVPKGVSGELYIGGVGLSVGYLDNEELTKLKFVDNPYKSGDIIYATGDIARWLPDGNIEYLGRIDDQVKIRGFRIEPGEIESHLQKIPGIIEAVVVVKDNKAGKYLIAYYVTDQLFEDGIIRNQLAGILPPHMIPSYFIPLKNIPVNANGKLDRKALPEPSFKKKILVSAGLNEVEKKISEIWTETLGHEVPDTNQNFFDVGGDSLKLITISGRLSKIFNKTVQITDLFGYPTIALQAQFLTPDELPESVIVNTNKENNTVSGDIAIIGMSGRFPGASNLEEFWHNLVIGKESIERKAIDNPQTDVVYAKGMLEDYDLFDAGFFDYLPSEALSMDPQMRVFHECTWEALEDAGYNPYLFEGAIGLYAGATPNPNYNIAVPERDAHNWINKWEEFTYADKDFLCSRVSYRLNLKGPSINVSTACSTSLVAIDLACSELLANKCDMAIAGGVSVTLHDNEGYVYRKGMILSPDGACRAFDKEAAGTVGGNGAGLVVLKRLEHALRDGDHIHAVIKGSATNNDGNQKVGFAAPSVEGQAKVIRDAIKKANIHADTISYIEAHGTGTVLGDPIEIAGLTKAFNTGVKNSCAIGSVKTNIGHLDVAAGVAGLIKTVLCLKNRQLVPSLNFTEPNVNIDFKNSPFYVNEELQYWKGSDHPRRAGISSFGIGGTNAHIIIEEAPLSPVFTDNKSTYIIPLSAKSKKALQRYKDKLINFLHLNQDVRLADIAFTLQHGRAHFPYREHMVCSDREELIRSLGKVVSKEESLLKSGRPAVVYLFSGQGTQYVNMFADLYLKESFFKEIVDTCFIKVNEKTGKDLKTIIFPSSPDAASNLLDQTSYTQPALFILEYALAKLLMNWGINPQMMIGHSIGEYVAACLSGIFTLDDALTVVMKRGELMQKTAHGLMLSILISEQELSLFLNDEVKLSLAAVNSSESCVVSGDEESILSFKEMIELKGYKSKVIRTSHAFHSHLMDEILPEFRSIFDTITFGNLSIPFISNLTGEEASDLTVGSAEYWVKHLRHEVKFDKGIQHELAKGNAIFIEVGPGSTLTAFVQSNKAKTAQHHVVSLVRNINVKEDDFWFLLNGIGKAWSYGLSLEWDDIQKEVTGRKISMPAYSFDKIKYPVLRVQKELYEKTTIERSLDVNSWFYRGFWKNTISAPDLPAVSQGSVFLIFADKNGLANALIQKFNQQATGYITVNLAEAYKELSPRYYEVNPTLAGDFDLLFENLKKHEVVIEAIIYSWTLEEPVMNQIDLPSFNPHFFHLMNMVKSAVDKNSGRKLHFSLLTADMQNVYGNENGDIGAGAIIPWFKVAAQEFAQVSASYIDVELAQISTTRFIDMLCTEIKQKNKGKVVAFRNNIRWEHDVEQLRDIAGTGSKLKNKGVYLITGGLGKLGFELAKYLLTKYEAKVALIGRTDLSSVIDNKEFYTAEDPILQKKQRLEELSSLSGEIVYFNCDITSKNQLENALSVIQNDLGPINGVIHAAGIIDGASVDLISKLNKEHYELQFSSKVLGFHRLYEALSDAKLDFLLLTSSISTLIGGIKFAAYAPANMLMNGYLNHLQSRKKMLNWTAVNFDGIAFQDIGSDGMQINELHQVLEHLVSLSYLPEVTVSMGDLNARMEQWVYKNVEKQTDNELIQKAGVDFQPGDILSTLNKIWNSFFGKEDILPDADFFELGGDSLKALKLTDHIRKELGFELSITDFFENPTIEELSKIIAEGLNVAGHKNKIDLTGLRHILESGAKTGYELSSVQKRLYFLQEFDKYSITYNMPLILRLSGSLDKIRLAEAFNGLLQRHEILRTYFETSDGIPVQKILDSVLLEIVHLDADAETLMSTLNSFIRPFELSEAPLIRVGLVMLEAEEHVLIADIHHIISDGISRNILIKDFMALYTAEKLSPLTLQYKDYAVWQQSEQQQEQIQLHKDFWLKEYENEVLTLVLPSDFPRPLDKQYAGAELVWELGLAESLVLRKLADREGVTMFMLMFAAFSVLLSKLGNQQDVVIGVPVSGRDHAELEDILGMFVNTIPVRISAEGNLSFHGFLDQVKQKTLSCFEHQSYPYGEMIEELHIKRDTSRNPLFDVMFSYQNYEETVLSIPGLDIGRIELGEVMSKFDLTLEVTEGATGLKLRFEYASSLFKAATIARFASYFNKTLTEVLEEVKRPLSEIEIISDQESNLLLNVFNHTGGDYPEEKTLVDLFEEQVAHHPERIAIAMGDESLTYKELNEKSNQLARFFLSKGVRNENVIALIMDRSISMFVSILAVWKAGAAYLPIDPQYPEERIAYIIKDSQSVFTVIDTSSYVHSNSNFISLSDNSWSSEKKENLKRSFSSSDLAYMIYTSGSTGNPKGVMIAHRNVINFIYGINKEIVFKDDGRMLCLTTISFDIFVLEAILPLLNGLRIVLAGTTEQKDTTALINMIITRKVDYIQITPSHLKALIRTDHQLNVFSGIKILMVGGEAFPDELLKELKQNYAGQIYNLYGPTETTVWSAIQDLTILNKVNIGKPILNTGIYILDSNHKLCPVGVPGELCIGGAGLARGYWNNEELTREKFIVSPFTPDKLIYKTGDLGRWSDQGYLEILGRIDNQVKIRGFRIELGEIERNLLNYPGVKESLVTVREKNGDKFLIAYYVGDQILNDSDLKRFLLQYLPEYMVPVNYARIDSIPLTPNGKINRKALPDIELGTRNLYIPAANETEEKLIEIWSGLLDIPMDKISTDKSFFELGGHSLNASLLVSKIRKYFDVELPLKDLFHKHQITAISEYIITVKQMNSGIEDTSEIILL, encoded by the coding sequence GTGAAAAAAAAATTAGAAAAATCCAATGTCCAGGATATATTCGAATTGAATAAAATTCAACAGAGTATTCTATTTCAATACCTTAAAGAGGAAAATGGAAACATTTATAACGTTCAGCTATCTTTAAAAATAAATGGGCAACTCGATATAGGGAAATTTGGAAAAGCGATTTCCATAGTACAGTCAGAAAATGAGGCGCTAAGGTCAGTATTCAGCTGGGCAGGACTGAGTAAACCTATACAAATTATTCTGAAACAGTTTCCAATAGCTGTTGGTTTTTATGATATATCAGGGGGAAATGATCAATATATTGCAAATTTTCTTCGGGACTTCTTAACTAAAGATCAACATGAGCACTTCGATCTTACTGAGCTTCCATTTCGCATAAATCTGATTCAGACCTCGTCGGATACTTATATGCTGATGATTACGCATCATCATATTTTATATGATGGCTGGAGTACAGGTATTCTATTGAAAGAACTCTTCTTTTGTTATAATAAGCTTATAGACGGAATAAAGCCGTTGGAATTGAATAAGGTAAGTTATAAAGAAGTTTCCCATGCTTTAAAAGAAAAAGGTAATAGAGATGAAGACCTTAATTATTGGAAGGATTACCTGGATGGTTATGAGGTAAAGACCTTCTTCAGGAAAGAAAATGCAGGTACAATAATTAATAAAGGAATTGTTAAACGCAGTTTTCACTTGCCTATACAGCCGATAGAAGATTTTGCGGTTAAACATAAGATAACTAAAGCTTCGATTATGTATGCTGTCTTTGGTTTGCTTTTTGAAAAGTATACCAATAGTGAAGATTTTGTTTTTGCAACTTCTGTTTCTGGACGCGATAGTGGGGTGAAGGGGCATGGAGAAATAATTGGTAATTTTATTAATACTATACCTGTCAGATTTACATCTGCTGGACATAGCAGTTTTTTAGATATAATAAGGCATGTACATGAGGGGTTGATCGAATTAAATCAACATGCCGAAGTACCCTATACAAAAATCAAGCAGCTGGCTGGCTATGATCCCGCTATTGATTTATTTGATGTACTTGTTGTTATTGAGAATTATCCGCTGGAGACGAATGTACTGAATAGTCATTCAAGCTATAATATGCAGATGAACTCAATTTTTGAAAATACAGGTATACCTCTGGTCGTTACTGTTTTTTTTAATGAAAACTTAGAGATAGAATTTTCTATTGCAGAGGAAATATACGATAGCATAGATTTCAAGTTATTCGAAACTCACTTCCTGTATATTATAGACCAAATACTGGATCATTACATGGATGACCCACAGTCGCTTTATATTGTTGGTGCTGCAGAGGAGGAAGAATTATTATATCATTTTAATGATACTGCTGTCGATTACCCTAAGGATGCCACCATTATTTCTAGGTTTGAAGCCCAGGTTCAAAAGACTCCTGATCATACAGCTTTAATTTCGGATGAAGAGGGAAAATATCTGAGTTATCTGGATCTGGAGTTGTTATCTAACCAGGTAGGAAATTATCTGCGGGATATAGGAAAGATAGTAAAAGGTGATCTGGTTGGTATTTTGCTGGAACGGGAAGTATATCTTGTTGCAGGAATTTTTGGGGTATTAAAATCAGGGGCAGCATACATTCCTATAGATCCGGGATATCCGGCCTCCAGAATTGCTTCAATTATAGCTGATTCAGGATTGAAGGTTTTGATCACAAGAGGAAAATATCTTCAGGGAACAGTATCGGCAACAGTGATTGATCTTGATGATTGCGAAGCTCAGATTAATCTTGCATCTTCACAATCATTGTCAAAAACTGGACTGTCCGGGATTGATCTGGCATATATTATTTATACTTCTGGTTCAACAGGAAAACCAAAAGGGGTAATGATTGCACACCACTCAGTAGTTAACAGACTAGAATGGATGCAGAAGGAATATCCCATTTCAGGGAAAGATGTTTTATTACAGAAGACCCCGGTAGTATTTGATGTTTCTGTTTGGGAATTGTTTTGGTGGAGTTTTAATGGAGCAACCCTTTGTTTGCTTAAACCAGGAGGAGAAAAAGTGCCCTCGGAAATTGTAAGAACAATAGAAGCTCGTCATATTACAGTTATGCATTTTGTGCCTTCCATGTTGAGTGCTTTTTTACCAGTATTAGAGGATGACTTTGATTTAAAAAAGCTGAAAAGTCTGCGCTTTGTTTTTTCTAGTGGAGAGGCGCTTAAAGGCGGCCAGGTATTTCAGTTTGGACAGAAATTAAATAAATATTGCGAAAGCCGGTTGATTAATCTTTATGGTCCGACTGAAGCCACAGTTGATGTAAGTTATTATGAATGTAGTTTTGAACAGGAACAGCTAAATGTACCCATAGGCAAACCAATAGATAACACACAATTATATGTATTGGACAAACATCGTAGGCTGGTACCCAAAGGTGTTAGCGGGGAATTATATATAGGAGGGGTAGGTTTATCTGTTGGTTACCTGGATAATGAAGAGCTGACAAAGTTAAAATTTGTAGATAATCCATACAAAAGTGGAGATATTATATACGCTACGGGAGATATTGCCCGCTGGCTTCCGGATGGAAATATAGAATACCTGGGAAGAATAGATGACCAGGTGAAGATTCGTGGGTTTAGAATTGAACCAGGAGAGATTGAAAGTCATTTGCAGAAAATTCCTGGGATAATAGAAGCTGTAGTAGTAGTCAAAGATAATAAAGCGGGCAAATATTTAATTGCTTATTATGTTACGGATCAGCTTTTTGAAGATGGTATTATCAGAAATCAGCTTGCAGGGATATTGCCTCCGCATATGATTCCTTCCTACTTTATCCCGCTAAAAAATATTCCAGTAAATGCTAATGGAAAACTTGACCGCAAAGCATTGCCAGAGCCATCTTTTAAGAAAAAAATATTGGTATCAGCGGGCCTTAATGAGGTAGAAAAAAAGATTTCTGAAATCTGGACTGAAACACTTGGTCATGAAGTACCTGATACTAATCAAAATTTCTTCGATGTAGGGGGTGATTCCTTGAAATTGATTACAATCAGTGGGCGCTTAAGTAAAATATTTAATAAAACAGTTCAGATTACTGATCTTTTTGGATATCCTACAATTGCTTTGCAAGCCCAATTTCTGACTCCGGATGAATTACCAGAGTCTGTGATTGTTAACACAAATAAAGAAAATAACACTGTGTCGGGAGACATTGCTATTATTGGAATGTCTGGACGTTTTCCCGGAGCTTCAAATCTGGAAGAATTCTGGCACAATTTAGTTATAGGTAAGGAGTCAATAGAAAGAAAAGCTATCGATAACCCGCAAACAGATGTTGTTTATGCGAAAGGAATGCTGGAAGATTATGACCTTTTTGATGCTGGTTTTTTTGACTATTTACCAAGTGAGGCATTGTCTATGGATCCTCAGATGCGTGTTTTCCATGAATGTACCTGGGAAGCATTGGAAGATGCAGGGTATAATCCATATCTATTTGAAGGGGCTATTGGTCTTTACGCAGGAGCAACACCAAATCCAAATTATAATATAGCTGTCCCTGAAAGAGATGCTCATAATTGGATTAATAAGTGGGAAGAATTTACTTATGCGGATAAAGATTTCCTGTGTTCGAGGGTATCTTATCGTTTAAATCTAAAAGGTCCTAGTATCAATGTTTCTACTGCATGTTCTACTTCATTGGTAGCAATTGATCTTGCTTGTAGTGAGCTTTTAGCGAACAAGTGTGATATGGCCATAGCGGGTGGTGTCTCAGTTACTTTGCACGATAATGAAGGGTACGTTTACCGGAAAGGGATGATACTATCGCCCGATGGTGCCTGCCGGGCTTTCGATAAAGAAGCTGCCGGAACAGTGGGTGGAAACGGAGCAGGACTTGTTGTTTTGAAAAGACTTGAACACGCACTTAGAGATGGTGATCATATCCATGCTGTGATTAAGGGAAGCGCCACCAATAATGATGGAAATCAGAAGGTTGGGTTTGCTGCTCCAAGTGTAGAGGGACAGGCTAAAGTAATTAGAGATGCCATTAAAAAGGCAAATATTCACGCTGATACGATATCTTATATTGAAGCTCATGGAACTGGAACTGTTCTGGGGGATCCTATAGAAATTGCCGGGCTAACTAAAGCATTTAACACCGGGGTTAAAAATAGCTGTGCAATAGGTTCAGTAAAAACCAATATTGGTCATCTGGATGTTGCGGCTGGAGTTGCAGGCTTAATCAAAACGGTATTGTGTTTGAAAAACAGACAGCTGGTTCCCAGTCTGAATTTTACTGAACCAAATGTCAATATAGATTTTAAAAACAGTCCTTTTTATGTGAATGAAGAACTTCAATATTGGAAGGGTTCCGATCATCCCAGAAGAGCAGGAATAAGTTCGTTTGGGATTGGAGGAACAAATGCGCATATTATCATTGAGGAAGCTCCGCTATCTCCAGTTTTTACGGACAATAAAAGTACATATATTATACCCCTTTCTGCCAAGAGTAAAAAGGCACTTCAGCGTTATAAAGATAAGCTGATTAATTTCCTCCATCTTAACCAGGACGTGAGATTAGCGGATATTGCTTTTACGTTACAGCATGGAAGAGCACATTTTCCTTATAGAGAACATATGGTTTGCAGTGATCGGGAGGAACTGATCAGAAGCCTTGGTAAAGTTGTATCGAAAGAGGAAAGTCTTTTGAAATCCGGAAGACCTGCAGTCGTTTATCTGTTTTCTGGTCAGGGAACTCAATATGTAAATATGTTTGCAGACCTCTATTTAAAAGAAAGCTTTTTTAAAGAGATTGTTGATACGTGTTTTATCAAAGTAAATGAGAAAACAGGTAAAGATCTGAAAACTATAATTTTTCCTTCCAGTCCGGATGCAGCATCAAACCTGCTTGATCAGACATCGTATACTCAGCCGGCATTATTTATTTTGGAATATGCACTGGCAAAGTTGCTGATGAATTGGGGGATAAATCCTCAAATGATGATAGGACATAGCATTGGTGAATATGTGGCAGCATGTTTAAGCGGAATCTTTACACTGGATGATGCATTGACGGTGGTAATGAAGAGAGGGGAACTGATGCAAAAAACGGCTCATGGACTCATGTTGAGTATCCTGATTTCTGAACAGGAGTTGTCTTTGTTTTTAAATGATGAAGTGAAGTTGTCTTTGGCGGCAGTGAACAGTTCAGAAAGCTGTGTTGTTTCTGGTGACGAAGAATCAATTCTATCATTCAAAGAAATGATAGAATTAAAAGGATATAAGAGTAAGGTTATACGTACTTCTCATGCTTTTCATTCTCATCTGATGGATGAAATCCTTCCTGAATTCAGAAGTATATTCGATACTATAACTTTTGGAAACCTGAGTATCCCATTTATCTCAAATTTAACCGGGGAAGAAGCATCCGATCTGACAGTTGGTTCGGCAGAATACTGGGTTAAACACCTGCGTCATGAGGTCAAATTTGATAAAGGGATACAGCATGAATTAGCTAAAGGAAATGCAATCTTCATAGAAGTTGGACCAGGAAGTACACTGACTGCTTTTGTTCAGTCAAATAAAGCTAAAACAGCACAACATCATGTGGTCTCTTTGGTAAGAAATATAAATGTAAAGGAAGATGATTTTTGGTTTTTATTAAATGGAATAGGCAAAGCCTGGAGTTACGGGCTATCCTTGGAGTGGGATGATATTCAGAAAGAGGTAACAGGCCGAAAAATTTCAATGCCTGCTTATTCTTTTGATAAAATTAAATATCCAGTTTTACGGGTGCAGAAAGAGCTTTATGAAAAGACAACTATAGAAAGAAGTCTGGACGTTAATTCCTGGTTTTACAGAGGATTCTGGAAAAATACGATTTCTGCTCCTGATCTTCCTGCAGTATCTCAAGGCTCAGTATTTTTGATTTTTGCGGATAAGAATGGTCTTGCGAATGCTTTAATTCAGAAGTTTAATCAGCAAGCAACAGGCTACATTACCGTAAATCTGGCAGAAGCCTATAAGGAACTGAGTCCCCGGTATTATGAGGTTAATCCAACATTAGCAGGAGATTTTGATCTTTTGTTTGAGAATCTTAAAAAACATGAGGTGGTTATTGAAGCTATTATCTATAGCTGGACTTTAGAAGAGCCTGTGATGAATCAAATTGATCTCCCATCTTTTAATCCTCATTTTTTCCATTTGATGAACATGGTCAAATCTGCTGTGGATAAAAATTCAGGCAGGAAATTACATTTTTCTCTTCTTACTGCTGATATGCAGAATGTATACGGAAATGAAAATGGTGATATCGGGGCAGGTGCTATTATTCCCTGGTTTAAAGTTGCGGCTCAGGAATTTGCACAGGTTAGTGCAAGTTATATTGATGTGGAATTGGCTCAGATTTCAACAACGCGTTTCATTGATATGCTATGCACTGAGATAAAGCAGAAAAATAAGGGTAAGGTTGTAGCATTCAGAAATAATATCCGCTGGGAACATGATGTAGAACAGCTCCGGGATATAGCTGGAACGGGTAGTAAATTAAAGAACAAAGGTGTTTATTTGATTACAGGAGGGCTTGGTAAACTGGGTTTTGAATTGGCAAAGTATTTACTGACAAAATATGAAGCGAAAGTAGCTTTAATTGGCAGAACTGATCTTTCATCTGTAATTGATAATAAAGAATTTTATACTGCTGAAGATCCTATTCTTCAGAAGAAACAAAGATTGGAGGAGCTTAGTAGCCTGAGCGGAGAAATAGTTTACTTCAATTGTGATATTACCAGTAAAAATCAGCTGGAAAATGCGTTAAGTGTTATTCAAAATGATTTGGGGCCAATAAATGGAGTGATACATGCTGCGGGAATAATAGATGGTGCATCTGTTGATTTGATCAGTAAGTTAAATAAGGAGCATTATGAACTCCAGTTTAGTTCGAAAGTCCTTGGATTCCATAGGTTATATGAAGCACTGAGCGATGCAAAACTGGATTTTCTATTGCTGACTTCTTCGATTTCAACTTTAATAGGAGGAATCAAGTTTGCCGCATATGCACCTGCTAACATGCTTATGAACGGTTATCTTAATCATTTGCAGTCCAGAAAGAAAATGCTGAACTGGACGGCTGTGAATTTTGATGGTATTGCATTTCAGGACATCGGTAGTGATGGAATGCAAATCAATGAGCTGCACCAGGTTTTAGAGCATCTGGTATCCTTGAGTTATCTTCCTGAAGTTACAGTGTCAATGGGTGATCTTAATGCAAGGATGGAACAATGGGTATATAAGAATGTGGAGAAGCAGACTGATAACGAACTTATACAAAAAGCTGGTGTAGATTTTCAGCCTGGAGATATTCTAAGTACGCTGAATAAAATATGGAATAGTTTTTTTGGGAAAGAAGATATTCTTCCTGATGCGGATTTCTTTGAGTTAGGCGGAGATTCATTGAAAGCACTCAAATTAACTGATCATATCAGAAAGGAACTGGGATTTGAATTATCAATAACTGATTTCTTTGAAAATCCGACAATAGAGGAGCTGAGCAAAATTATTGCTGAGGGACTTAATGTTGCAGGACATAAAAATAAAATTGACCTGACAGGGTTAAGACATATCCTGGAATCGGGTGCAAAAACTGGATATGAGCTGTCCTCAGTTCAGAAACGGTTGTACTTTTTACAAGAATTTGATAAGTATTCAATTACTTATAATATGCCTCTGATATTAAGACTATCAGGATCGCTGGATAAAATACGTTTGGCGGAAGCTTTTAATGGTTTATTGCAGCGTCATGAGATACTGCGGACTTATTTTGAAACATCAGACGGGATACCTGTTCAAAAGATCCTGGATAGTGTGTTGCTGGAAATTGTGCATCTGGACGCTGATGCTGAAACATTAATGTCAACTCTGAACAGTTTTATTCGTCCCTTTGAGCTGTCTGAAGCTCCATTGATCCGTGTAGGATTAGTGATGCTGGAAGCTGAAGAACATGTACTGATTGCAGATATCCATCATATTATATCTGACGGGATATCCAGAAATATCCTGATTAAAGATTTTATGGCTTTGTATACTGCTGAAAAGCTATCGCCATTAACGCTGCAATATAAGGATTATGCAGTATGGCAGCAGAGTGAGCAGCAACAGGAGCAAATTCAATTGCATAAGGATTTTTGGTTGAAGGAATATGAGAATGAAGTCCTGACACTAGTGCTGCCCTCAGATTTTCCGCGTCCACTGGATAAACAGTATGCCGGCGCAGAATTAGTCTGGGAGCTTGGATTAGCAGAGAGTTTGGTACTAAGAAAACTTGCGGATAGGGAAGGTGTGACCATGTTCATGCTGATGTTCGCCGCTTTTAGTGTATTACTGAGTAAGCTGGGTAATCAGCAAGATGTGGTGATTGGTGTTCCGGTTTCGGGAAGGGATCATGCTGAGCTGGAAGACATTCTCGGCATGTTTGTGAATACAATACCAGTAAGAATAAGTGCTGAAGGTAATTTAAGCTTCCACGGGTTTTTGGATCAGGTCAAACAGAAAACCCTTTCTTGTTTTGAGCATCAATCTTATCCTTATGGAGAGATGATTGAAGAGCTACATATTAAACGCGATACCAGCCGTAATCCTTTGTTTGATGTGATGTTTAGTTATCAGAATTACGAGGAAACAGTATTGTCTATTCCTGGTCTTGACATAGGGCGTATAGAACTTGGTGAGGTCATGTCTAAATTTGATCTGACACTGGAGGTGACGGAGGGTGCAACCGGATTAAAATTGAGATTTGAATACGCTTCCAGTTTGTTTAAAGCCGCAACAATTGCACGTTTCGCCTCTTATTTCAACAAGACTTTAACAGAAGTACTTGAAGAGGTTAAGAGACCCTTAAGCGAAATAGAAATTATCTCTGATCAGGAAAGTAATTTATTGCTGAATGTGTTTAATCATACAGGAGGTGATTATCCGGAAGAAAAAACATTAGTGGATTTATTCGAGGAGCAGGTAGCACATCATCCGGAGCGGATTGCTATTGCTATGGGTGATGAAAGTTTAACTTATAAAGAACTGAATGAAAAAAGTAACCAACTGGCAAGATTTTTTCTTAGTAAAGGAGTCCGGAATGAAAATGTGATTGCTTTAATCATGGACCGGTCTATCAGTATGTTTGTGAGCATCCTTGCTGTCTGGAAAGCTGGAGCCGCTTATTTACCTATTGATCCTCAATATCCGGAGGAACGTATTGCTTATATTATTAAAGATAGCCAGTCTGTTTTTACGGTTATAGATACCAGTTCATATGTACACAGCAATTCCAATTTTATTAGTCTGAGCGATAATTCCTGGTCATCTGAAAAGAAAGAAAACCTGAAAAGAAGCTTTTCTTCTTCAGATCTGGCTTATATGATTTATACTTCTGGTTCTACAGGGAATCCTAAAGGTGTAATGATAGCACATAGGAATGTCATTAATTTTATTTATGGAATTAATAAGGAAATTGTGTTCAAGGATGATGGACGTATGTTGTGTTTAACTACTATTTCTTTCGATATTTTCGTGTTAGAGGCTATTCTTCCTTTGTTAAACGGATTAAGAATAGTACTGGCAGGTACAACGGAACAAAAAGATACCACTGCTTTAATCAACATGATTATAACGCGGAAGGTCGATTATATACAAATTACTCCTTCTCATTTAAAGGCACTGATCAGAACTGATCATCAGTTAAATGTATTTTCTGGTATTAAAATCCTGATGGTAGGAGGTGAGGCTTTTCCTGATGAATTGCTAAAGGAATTAAAGCAAAATTATGCCGGACAAATCTATAACCTATATGGCCCGACAGAAACAACGGTATGGTCGGCCATCCAGGATTTGACCATATTGAATAAAGTAAACATCGGGAAACCGATTTTAAATACCGGCATCTATATTCTGGATAGTAACCATAAACTTTGTCCTGTTGGTGTACCTGGCGAATTATGTATTGGCGGGGCGGGACTTGCGCGGGGATACTGGAATAATGAAGAATTAACACGGGAGAAATTTATAGTGAGTCCATTTACTCCTGATAAGCTTATCTATAAAACAGGTGATTTGGGAAGATGGTCGGATCAGGGATATCTTGAAATTCTTGGAAGAATAGACAATCAGGTTAAGATAAGAGGATTTAGAATTGAACTGGGAGAAATAGAACGTAACCTGCTGAATTATCCTGGAGTAAAAGAATCTTTAGTGACTGTCAGGGAAAAAAATGGCGATAAATTTTTAATTGCTTATTACGTTGGTGATCAGATTTTAAATGATTCGGATCTGAAACGGTTCTTACTACAATATTTGCCTGAGTATATGGTACCTGTCAATTACGCAAGGATTGATAGTATTCCTTTAACACCGAATGGAAAGATTAACAGGAAGGCTTTACCTGATATTGAATTAGGGACAAGAAATCTATATATACCTGCTGCTAATGAAACTGAAGAGAAGCTGATCGAAATCTGGTCTGGTCTGCTGGATATCCCTATGGACAAAATCAGTACGGACAAAAGCTTTTTTGAATTGGGAGGACATTCCCTGAATGCGTCATTATTGGTAAGTAAGATCCGAAAATATTTTGATGTGGAGTTACCATTAAAGGATCTGTTTCACAAACACCAGATTACGGCTATATCGGAATATATAATTACTGTAAAACAGATGAATTCAGGTATTGAAGATACCTCTGAAATAATTTTATTATAA